The following proteins are co-located in the Bos indicus isolate NIAB-ARS_2022 breed Sahiwal x Tharparkar chromosome 8, NIAB-ARS_B.indTharparkar_mat_pri_1.0, whole genome shotgun sequence genome:
- the LOC109562556 gene encoding L-gulonolactone oxidase isoform X1 — MVHGYKGVKFQNWARTYGCCPEMYFQPTSVEEVREVLALARQQNKRVKVVGGGHSPSDIACTDGFMIHMGKMNRVLKVDTEKKQVTVEAGILLADLHPQLDKHGLALSNLGAVSDVTAGGVIGSGTHNTGIKHGILATQVVALTLLTANGTILECSESSNAEVFQAARVHLGCLGVILTVTLQCVPQFHLQETTFPSTLKEVLDNLDSHLKKSEYFRFLWFPHSENVSVIYQDHTNKPPSSSANWFWDYAIGFYLLEFLLWISTFLPGLVGWINRFFFWLLFNGKKENCNLSHKIFTYECRFKQHVQDWAIPREKTKEALLELKAMLEANPKVVAHYPVEVRFTRGDDILLSPCFQRDSCYMNIIMYRPYGKDVPRLDYWLAYETIMKKVGGRPHWAKAHNCTRKDFEKMYPAFQRFCAIREKLDPTGMFLNAYLEKVFY, encoded by the exons ATG GTTCACGGGTACAAGGGGGTCAAATTCCAAAACTGGGCAAGGACCTATGGCTGTTGCCCGGAGATGTACTTTCAGCCCACATCCGTGGAGGAGGTCAGAGAG GTGCTGGCCCTGGCCAGGCAGCAGAACAAGCGGGTGAAGGTGGTGGGCGGTGGCCACTCGCCCTCAGACATCGCCTGCACTGACGGCTTCATGATCCACATGGGCAAGATGAACCGCGTCCTCAAG GTGGACACAGAGAAGAAGCAGGTGACCGTGGAGGCTGGCATCCTCCTAGCTGACCTGCACCCCCAGCTGGACAAGCACGGCCTGGCTTTGTCCAA cctgggAGCTGTGTCAGACGTGACCGCAGGTGGCGTCATCGGGTCTGGAACCCACAACACAGGGATCAAGCACGGCATCCTGGCCACACAA GTGGTGGCACTGACCCTGCTGACAGCCAATGGGACCATTCTCGAGTGTTCAGAGTCCAGCAACGCAGAGGTGTTCCAGGCTGCGCGCGTGCACTTGGGCTGCCTCGGAGTCATCCTCACAGTCACACTGCAGTGTGTGCCCCAGTTCCACTTGCAGGAGACCACCTTCCCCTCAACCTTGAAAGAG GTTCTTGACAACCTGGACAGTCACCTGAAGAAATCCGAATACTTCCGCTTTCTCTGGTTCCCACACAGCGAGAATGTCAGTGTAATCTACCAGGACCACACCAACAAG CCGCCCTCCTCTTCAGCCAACTGGTTCTGGGACTACGCTATTGGATTCTACTTACTGGAGTTCCTACTCTGGATCAG CACCTTCCTGCCAGGCCTTGTGGGCTGGATCAATCGCTTTTTCTTCTGGCTCCTGTTCAATGGGAAGAAGGAAAACTGCAACCTCAGCCACAAGATCTTCACCTACGAGTGCCGCTTCAAGCAGCATGTCCAGGACTGGGCCATCCCCAG AGAGAAGACCAAAGAGGCCCTGCTGGAGCTGAAGGCCATGCTGGAGGCGAACCCCAAGGTAGTGGCCCACTACCCCGTGGAGGTACGCTTCACTCGCGGGGACGACATCCTGCTGAGCCCCTGCTTCCAGCGCGACAGCTGCTACATGAACATCATCATGTACAG GCCCTATGGCAAGGACGTACCGCGGCTGGACTACTGGCTGGCCTATGAGACCATCATGAAGAAGGTGGGAGGCAGGCCCCACTGGGCCAAG gcccacaaCTGCACCCGGAAGGACTTTGAGAAAATGTACCCGGCCTTCCAGAGGTTCTGTGCCATCCGAGAAAAGCTGGACCCCACGGGGATGTTCCTGAACGCCTATCTGGAGAAAGTGTTCTACTGA
- the LOC109562556 gene encoding L-gulonolactone oxidase isoform X2 has product MVLALARQQNKRVKVVGGGHSPSDIACTDGFMIHMGKMNRVLKVDTEKKQVTVEAGILLADLHPQLDKHGLALSNLGAVSDVTAGGVIGSGTHNTGIKHGILATQVVALTLLTANGTILECSESSNAEVFQAARVHLGCLGVILTVTLQCVPQFHLQETTFPSTLKEVLDNLDSHLKKSEYFRFLWFPHSENVSVIYQDHTNKPPSSSANWFWDYAIGFYLLEFLLWISTFLPGLVGWINRFFFWLLFNGKKENCNLSHKIFTYECRFKQHVQDWAIPREKTKEALLELKAMLEANPKVVAHYPVEVRFTRGDDILLSPCFQRDSCYMNIIMYRPYGKDVPRLDYWLAYETIMKKVGGRPHWAKAHNCTRKDFEKMYPAFQRFCAIREKLDPTGMFLNAYLEKVFY; this is encoded by the exons ATG GTGCTGGCCCTGGCCAGGCAGCAGAACAAGCGGGTGAAGGTGGTGGGCGGTGGCCACTCGCCCTCAGACATCGCCTGCACTGACGGCTTCATGATCCACATGGGCAAGATGAACCGCGTCCTCAAG GTGGACACAGAGAAGAAGCAGGTGACCGTGGAGGCTGGCATCCTCCTAGCTGACCTGCACCCCCAGCTGGACAAGCACGGCCTGGCTTTGTCCAA cctgggAGCTGTGTCAGACGTGACCGCAGGTGGCGTCATCGGGTCTGGAACCCACAACACAGGGATCAAGCACGGCATCCTGGCCACACAA GTGGTGGCACTGACCCTGCTGACAGCCAATGGGACCATTCTCGAGTGTTCAGAGTCCAGCAACGCAGAGGTGTTCCAGGCTGCGCGCGTGCACTTGGGCTGCCTCGGAGTCATCCTCACAGTCACACTGCAGTGTGTGCCCCAGTTCCACTTGCAGGAGACCACCTTCCCCTCAACCTTGAAAGAG GTTCTTGACAACCTGGACAGTCACCTGAAGAAATCCGAATACTTCCGCTTTCTCTGGTTCCCACACAGCGAGAATGTCAGTGTAATCTACCAGGACCACACCAACAAG CCGCCCTCCTCTTCAGCCAACTGGTTCTGGGACTACGCTATTGGATTCTACTTACTGGAGTTCCTACTCTGGATCAG CACCTTCCTGCCAGGCCTTGTGGGCTGGATCAATCGCTTTTTCTTCTGGCTCCTGTTCAATGGGAAGAAGGAAAACTGCAACCTCAGCCACAAGATCTTCACCTACGAGTGCCGCTTCAAGCAGCATGTCCAGGACTGGGCCATCCCCAG AGAGAAGACCAAAGAGGCCCTGCTGGAGCTGAAGGCCATGCTGGAGGCGAACCCCAAGGTAGTGGCCCACTACCCCGTGGAGGTACGCTTCACTCGCGGGGACGACATCCTGCTGAGCCCCTGCTTCCAGCGCGACAGCTGCTACATGAACATCATCATGTACAG GCCCTATGGCAAGGACGTACCGCGGCTGGACTACTGGCTGGCCTATGAGACCATCATGAAGAAGGTGGGAGGCAGGCCCCACTGGGCCAAG gcccacaaCTGCACCCGGAAGGACTTTGAGAAAATGTACCCGGCCTTCCAGAGGTTCTGTGCCATCCGAGAAAAGCTGGACCCCACGGGGATGTTCCTGAACGCCTATCTGGAGAAAGTGTTCTACTGA